The Roseomonas marmotae genome segment TTCCAGTTCGGCATCTCGACCGCCGCGTACCAAGAGCTCACGCGCTCGACCGAGTGGCGCTGGGCGTCGCAGGATCGCTACCTGAGCACGCCTGTCAACCAGTACACGGGCAAGGGCGCGGACACGATGACGCTGCCGGGCGTGATCTATCCCGAGTATCGCGGAGGCTTCGGGCAGGTGGACGCGATGCGCGACGCAGCCGAGAAGCACGAGCCGCTCACGCTCATCGCAGGGGACGGCTCTGCTCTGGGGCAGTGGATCATCACGCGCGTGGAGGAGAAGCAATCGACCTTCGCAAGCGAGGGCAAGCCGCGCCGGATCGAGTTCACGCTCAACCTGCGACACTGCGAGGAGTCCAGGCAGAAGGCATCCGCGCTCGACGCTGTTGCAAGTGCCGCGTCCGGATCTGTCTCGATCCCGAGCCAGGCGACCGGGGCCGTGGCGCAGGTGAAGGGGCTCGCGTCCTCTGTGTCGTCCGCAGTGAAGTCCGTGACCGGCACGCTCCAGAGTGCGGCCAGCACGGCGCAGACGGCCCTCGCGCCCTATGTCGCGATCGCCAAGGATGTGCAGGGCGGGATCACTCGCGCGGTCGAGGTCGCTGCGGACATGAAGGCCGAGGCGAACCGGGCGCTCGCGGTGATGGGCGTCCGGCCACTCGAGGCGACCGCGCTCAGCTCCGCGCGGGCGATGGTGAACAGGGCAGGGACGTGCCTCACGCGCGTGAACAGCGCGAGCACCCTGCTGCGTGGCGCGGCTGACCGTCTGGGGCAGGACGCTCCGGCGCAGGCCGTGGCAGCCGTCCAGAAGGCCGAGGCGGCAGTGCAAAAGGTCGGCGCAATCTGCCGCGAGACTTACGCAAAGGCGACCAAGATCACGGAGGCATCATGAGCACGATCTACAAGACGAAAGAGGGGGACGTTCTCGATGCGGTGGCTTTTAAGTTTTATGGCTCGACTGATCACCGGGTGGTCGAGCAGATTCTCGAAGCAAACAGGGGGCTCGCGGACTACGGCGAAGAGCTCCCGGCTGGCCTTGAAGTCGTGCTGCCCGAAATCGAGACGCCCGCGCAGAAGGAAGGGGTGCGCTTATGGTCGTAAATGACTTTCGGCTGATCGCCAACAGCGCGGACATCACCGCGATCATTCGCGAGCGCCTGGTGTCCCTCCGGTGCTCGGACTCTGCCGGGTTCGATAGTGACTCCATTGAGATCGTCCTCGCAGACCACGACCCCGATCATCCGATCGAACTGCCGCCTACTGGCGCGGAGCTGGAGCTCTTCCTCGGGACAGGCTCCACGGCGCAACGGATGGGCCTGTACGTTGTCGATGAGGTCGAGCTGGCAGGATGGCCCGGCACTCTCACGATCCGGGCCAAGGCGGCCCCATTTGAGGAATCTAAGCAGGGCAAGAGCCAGCTCCAGACGCAGAAGACCCGCACGTGGACGGCTGGCACGAAACTCGTGGATGTGGTGCGCAAGATCGCCGCAGAGCACAGCCTAACGCCTGTCATCGCGTCCTCGCTCAACAAGATCACGCTGCCGATGATGGCTCAGACCGATGAGTCTGATATCTCGTTCCTCACGCGCGTGGCCCGCCGATACGATGCTGTGTGCAAGCCTGCGGACGGCAAGCTGATCCTGACCCGCCACGGCGAGGGCAAGACCGCATCGGGCGCCGAGATCCCGGCAGTGACGATCCGGGCGCAGGACGTGACCACATTCTCCTGCACGACCTCGAGGCGCGAGGACTCCGGCACGGTGGTGGCCTACTGGCACGAGACGAAGGCAGGCAAGCGCAACGAGGTTAAGGTCGGCTCGGGCGAGCCAGTGAAGCGCCTGAAGATGTACTTTCCGTCCCAGCAGACGGCCCTCGATGCCGCGACCTCAGAGCTGCGCCGCCGGGAGCGCGGGGGCACTCGTTTGTCCATCCGGATGCCCGGCAATCCGGCGGTGTTCGCCGAGGCCCCCATCGCCCTCGAGGGCTTCCGGGACGGTGTGGATGAGCGCTGGATCTGCTCGCGAGTGGAGCACACGCTCGACGCTGGCGGGTTCGTCACCAGCATCGAGGCAGAGCAGCCGAACGCCGAGGACGCGCCGAACGTAGAAACCGCAGTCACATAGCAGTCACAAAAAGCCAGCACCACGAAAGTGCAACGAAAAATCCCCCGCAAGCTACTGGAATCGCGGGGGGTTTTCGTTTTCGGTGGAGACATGCGCAAAGAGCGCTGGTGATGCGCCCCCAGCGCCGCTCCGCCATGCCCCCCCAGGCGAGGCGGGAGAGGCGGATGGCGGCGAAGAGCTTCAGGTCGAGGTCCTGCTGCCACATCGTGTCGGTGACGGAGGGGAAGGGGGCGCGCTGGCTGGTGCCGGCGTTGTTGACCAGGATGTCGATCCGCCCGAGCGCCGCGCCGGCCTCGCGGAAGGCGGCCTCGCAGCCCTCGGCGGTCGCGATATCGGCCTGGACCGGCACGGCCCCGGTGGCCGAGGCCGCCTGGCGCAGGGCGGCCTCCCCCCGCGCCACGATGGCGACCCTGGCGCCGGCCTCGGTGAAGGCGCGCGCCATGGCGAGGCCGAGGCCTTTGGAGCCGCCGGTGATCAGGGCGGTGCGGTTCTCGAGGGAAAGCTGCATGGGTTGTCCTTCGGGGCTGGAGAATGATGCGGCCGGCCCCCGGTAAAGATCAGTGCCATGCCGGGCTGGCGACACTGATCTTTACCGGGATCGGCGGCCAGCGCCCGCCCGGGCGCCGGCTGATCTTTATCGGGTGTGCGGGTCTGGCCGCCCTGGCTGATCTTTGTCGGGGCCGCCGGCCGCCAGGCGCGGCGCGCCCTTCACGCCGCCCGCCGCGTGCAGGCGTGGCGCGACAGGCGGGCGGGAGGGCTTGAGGACGAGGCCGTTCGGCCCCTCCGTGACCTGCGCCTCGGGGTAGACGCCCATGGCCAGTTGCAGCACACCCCGAAAATGGGCGCGGAAATGGTCCTGGCGGGCCACCGCGCGCCCGAACTGCTGGTGCAGCGCGCGCCAGGAGACAGGCGTGTCCTCCTTCAGCGCGTGAAGCCGGTAGGCCAGCCAGCAATAGACATCCAGCGCCATGCTGTTATTGGCGATCTGCCGGACTGCCGCTTCCTCGACCGGCACGGGATGCGTCCGCAGCTGGTCGTAGAAGCTCTGGGACAGCGTCGCGGTCTCGATGAACAGCGATCCCTGGCCATTCGGCGCCTCATCCTCGGCATCCACGAACATGGAGGTGTCGAGGATATTCTGGTTCACCAGCCCGGTGCGGCCGCCCTGGCGGATCTGGAAGGACATGCGGCAGCGGGAAATGCGCTCCGCCTGGTCCCGCACCACCTGCATCGCCTTGCCGCCGATCGGGATTTCCAGCCGCCGCAGCCAGGCATGCAGCGTCCGCCCCAGCTCCACCTCCCGGCTGCTCGTCCGCAGGGCCTCGGATTGCAGGTAGAGCAGGATCAGCCGCGCGCGCGAGCCATAGGGGACGCCCACCGGCACCGGCAGGCCGTCGGCCGAGGGACGGTGTCCCGGGGAGACGACCAGCGTCACCCGGTCCGTCTGCACCTGCCAGGCCTGTTCATCGGGCAGCCGGCGGTGGGGCAGGGCGCTTTGTGCCCAGCCGCTGTAGAGATAGCCGATCTCGGTATCCTCGGAGGCCAGGTATCCGGCTGCGGCTTCCACCACGTCGCGCGGCAATTCGCTGCGGAGTGCGGCTTCCTTGCCATGCTCCCGGATGAGACGATGAACTTCGCCCATAGCAGCCCGCCTGTCCTGTGCGGCCGCCGGTTCCGCGACCTGTTCCGGAACCTGCCCGATTGGCGGCGCCATCGCAGCCTGATCTCTGTCGGGCCTTGCTAGAAGGCTATTAGCATCTTGATACTATGACCCCGGCAAAGATCAGGGGAATATCATTAACCCGCTGATTTCATTTACCGTCCCCCTCCCGCCATTCTCCGGAAGAGATCAGCCGCCTCCCGGTAAAGATCAGCCTCCCTGTGGATGGGGGCAGGACCGGGAGCGGCGGCGGCGCTTGCCGGGACTCGGCGGCACCGGCGGCAACCGCATCCCGACAAAGATCAGCGCCGCCGGGAGGGCGCAGGCGATATCCGCGCCTTCGCCAACCGGAACAGGTCAGCCATCGCGGCACCTCCAGCCACCATCGGTCCAGCGGGATCAAGGCGCGGACAACGGCCCAGGCACCCTGAGCCAGAGGCCGTTATGAACCTGCGGCCTGCCTGAGCATGATGCATGCGAAGGCGACGACCCAGGCCGGCAAGAGTGCTGCCGTAACGCATTGGGGCACCCATGTCGGAAAAGGCACGACCAGCGCCCGTTCGCCGCCGGAAATGCCAGAAGGGCAGGGCTTGCAGGCACTCATGGCCCGCAGCCCGATCGTTGCCAGCTGAGAGGTCCGTAACAACCTCCGGCCTGCAGAACCTTGAACTGACGCTTGCGCGTGAGCGCTGCCGAAGCGGGCAAGACCTCAGGACAAGGCCCAACGCAGGATCCGCTGCGCGGCAGCATTCACATAGAGGGCGCCGACCGAGATTGCGCAGCCTATGGAAATGTCAATCAGGCGGTCTGCCGGGGCGTGCGAAGGATGGCCTGAGAGATGAGCAACCAACTGCAGCAGCAAGACGATGAAGACAGCCATGGCGGCGAAACCGAGCGAACCTCTTCGCTGCTGCACCGGCCAGCGGATGATCGCGGCAACCGTCATTCCAAAGAAAAGGGCGGAAGGTGATTCAAAGAGCGCTCCATAGATCCAGGCCACAGCCACGCCGAGCAGCGTCCCGGTGAACAGGTTCCTCGCCGTTCGCCGGCTTGCCTCTGCATCAGCGTGAAGGACAAGGATCACGGCAAGGATAGACCAGTTGAGGTGCTCGAGCCCCAGCGATCTTGCGAGGAGGTAGGACCCGGCGACCGTAAGCCCGGTAATGGAAGCGAACACCAGGCGCTCTGCCTGCTTCTCTCTCAGGGCGGCGGTGATTTGCTCGAGCTTCGGGCCAGCCGCGGGGCGCCATATTCCTGTTGCGGCATCCCAGGACACCGAAAGCACCCAGCCAAAGAGCGCGCATCCGCCGACCACGGTTATGTCGAACATATGCACAGGGGAATAGAGAGCGGCGATGGTGACGGCCAAGCAAAGGAAACGCGAGGCCGTGGCGACGCTGGGGTGAATCCCTTCGCC includes the following:
- a CDS encoding phage tail protein, producing the protein MLEYIFGRPVMMQLGPFQFGISTAAYQELTRSTEWRWASQDRYLSTPVNQYTGKGADTMTLPGVIYPEYRGGFGQVDAMRDAAEKHEPLTLIAGDGSALGQWIITRVEEKQSTFASEGKPRRIEFTLNLRHCEESRQKASALDAVASAASGSVSIPSQATGAVAQVKGLASSVSSAVKSVTGTLQSAASTAQTALAPYVAIAKDVQGGITRAVEVAADMKAEANRALAVMGVRPLEATALSSARAMVNRAGTCLTRVNSASTLLRGAADRLGQDAPAQAVAAVQKAEAAVQKVGAICRETYAKATKITEAS
- a CDS encoding tail protein X — encoded protein: MSTIYKTKEGDVLDAVAFKFYGSTDHRVVEQILEANRGLADYGEELPAGLEVVLPEIETPAQKEGVRLWS
- a CDS encoding phage late control D family protein; this translates as MVVNDFRLIANSADITAIIRERLVSLRCSDSAGFDSDSIEIVLADHDPDHPIELPPTGAELELFLGTGSTAQRMGLYVVDEVELAGWPGTLTIRAKAAPFEESKQGKSQLQTQKTRTWTAGTKLVDVVRKIAAEHSLTPVIASSLNKITLPMMAQTDESDISFLTRVARRYDAVCKPADGKLILTRHGEGKTASGAEIPAVTIRAQDVTTFSCTTSRREDSGTVVAYWHETKAGKRNEVKVGSGEPVKRLKMYFPSQQTALDAATSELRRRERGGTRLSIRMPGNPAVFAEAPIALEGFRDGVDERWICSRVEHTLDAGGFVTSIEAEQPNAEDAPNVETAVT
- a CDS encoding SDR family NAD(P)-dependent oxidoreductase produces the protein MQLSLENRTALITGGSKGLGLAMARAFTEAGARVAIVARGEAALRQAASATGAVPVQADIATAEGCEAAFREAGAALGRIDILVNNAGTSQRAPFPSVTDTMWQQDLDLKLFAAIRLSRLAWGGMAERRWGRITSALCACLHRKRKPPAIPVACGGFFVALSWCWLFVTAM
- a CDS encoding replication protein RepA is translated as MGEVHRLIREHGKEAALRSELPRDVVEAAAGYLASEDTEIGYLYSGWAQSALPHRRLPDEQAWQVQTDRVTLVVSPGHRPSADGLPVPVGVPYGSRARLILLYLQSEALRTSSREVELGRTLHAWLRRLEIPIGGKAMQVVRDQAERISRCRMSFQIRQGGRTGLVNQNILDTSMFVDAEDEAPNGQGSLFIETATLSQSFYDQLRTHPVPVEEAAVRQIANNSMALDVYCWLAYRLHALKEDTPVSWRALHQQFGRAVARQDHFRAHFRGVLQLAMGVYPEAQVTEGPNGLVLKPSRPPVAPRLHAAGGVKGAPRLAAGGPDKDQPGRPDPHTR
- a CDS encoding FUSC family protein; this translates as MEAVLSEKQTGTTSLPPDPPLTFWHGDGMLGRSVRFTLALMAPIVVGLTLGASGWIAYAILTCILSYMLDTGGTALERVPNFIASALIVLAGAGIGTLANGSPELTALALGGTAMLYGIGEGIHPSVATASRFLCLAVTIAALYSPVHMFDITVVGGCALFGWVLSVSWDAATGIWRPAAGPKLEQITAALREKQAERLVFASITGLTVAGSYLLARSLGLEHLNWSILAVILVLHADAEASRRTARNLFTGTLLGVAVAWIYGALFESPSALFFGMTVAAIIRWPVQQRRGSLGFAAMAVFIVLLLQLVAHLSGHPSHAPADRLIDISIGCAISVGALYVNAAAQRILRWALS